A window of the Dictyostelium discoideum AX4 chromosome 4 chromosome, whole genome shotgun sequence genome harbors these coding sequences:
- the dhkG gene encoding HisK family protein kinase has protein sequence MNYSWIHEYYLGTCIQEEKVFSIYSASTSNNSFSFPSIPTTTTHFSNSVLNQTTTTTTTTTTTTTTTNTPPPPPQSQLQAQLQSQSQQNNQHHRPLSPNGGFFSITNSSSISDQDLRSRLKLYDDQPQQQQQQQASNKSKLSQKQTSQLNISGNNSGNSTPPLPTISNSNNSINFIHSPPPTPPLLKTPILSSHNHNNNNNNNNNNNNNNNNNNNNNNNNNNNNNNNNNNNNNNNNHNINTIDIDLVSPPPPLLLPSGSLSPLSFKHGYNSGLGGNFCSNSIANGIHLGKKPSEFQSHNNNVLLKILNYKYPPIEISTIFQREYFILSYLNDLDGTLKLIKTQSEYGNIVALIFEENGYKSLTSYYNVLSLLNGVGGCASFTNYNLNYNINNSLNNLNNNNNNNNNSYNNNYNNNNNNNGQVTSPILNNTELSQSSASAFKPFQLNSSTNSTGSPLIITSQPMPFQLNSNSNTTASSSSPITHSNLNTAITSTTTSNSNSNNNSNNNNSGGGGGGGGGGGGGGGTKINNKRRASLTPTSTPLSASPLLFNTKKYADIDINTFLSIAIQLTTILESIHGKGCIHRDIRPNNIYINSECKVKLANFQFSIFKKTSSFLKKSKFQQQHQQSENNNNNTLDSDITMIDNIDLTNSYNNNNNSSTNNIFFNFNNDYDEESINELFKSYPDLSRFSTSTYYYISPEDTGRTIHPVDEKSDLYSLGVTFFELLTGRLPFQSSDLSELIHSHLAKKPPLVIDLNQNVPLILSNIVNKLLQKSPDDRYQSAYGLKKDLEMFKLQLSIINNNNNNNNNNNNNNNNNLSNQQITDFKLGAYDVLNRPYISNELYSRKKELNSILTTIKRVSKGGKEFIIVSGLSGVGKTSLINQACKKSNTKVRFICGKFDQFNKSPYSAIIEALSQLVNLILSLSPLELEFYKDRLLRTLGSNISVITEVIPKLCLIVGTHYKVLPLPSSESQNRFDLAFKDFLRVFAEEGNPLVLFLDDFQRADPSSYRLIKLLMESNNSTSNNSTFLNCNGNNNNNNNNFSINNNNNNNNGCNNNNNNNNNNINNNNNNNNNNNINNSGGSLNYLLVIGAFRENEPNFELDFGDLSNFITMKIVLKNLDLKYVNLMVSTTLHASPQETLSLSQVVLSKTHGNAFFVILFLRTLFDESLVYFSTTTDKWCWNIEKIQKREFTDNVVEFMVENLKQLDKQAQRVLHLASCIGNSFDLDMLAFVAELSPEQCLKIMAEIISRDLIVITQQPTTTTNNNTTNNTNNNNTNNNNNNTNGNNSDINQTNLIRYHFVHDRIQQAAFNLVLLKDEKKQIHLNIGRILYKKYYVQSNNNSSNNNNNNNNNNNINIFEILNQYNFGIELIKDQDERLNLSKLNFEAGCKANSSTAFNYGNQYFQIALNLLFGESEQGEDDDLVWNEHYQMLFNIYLEKSQSEFMVGNCQESDRLLEKALQRAKKDEHIGEVTARRVKQYTLQLRFDDCIEMSIEFLKRQGIFLDINLSMDTLTKDYQKFKNRLNGQPISTIMNKLVGGGGGGSGSSNNSNNGSVVSPLVDCCLRVMVIMMPSLYLNNLNVLTLLLMKFVEYTLENGISSWSSTAFAMFGMVVSIGHFCDYSVGYQFGQYAMSLKEKYSEQPGTKGMVTLLYSGYIHHLGNHLSTSIPIVKQAFLESIEYGDFGCACYASVNLILHRILLGLPLDETYQLSKQYSNYIEQYYFKPMYQIVVSLQNFILELTGTDLLPEQQQPQQQTPNNSNSSCGSNCSSGGNSNNSNLNCSSGSSFASGSNYNNININNNNNNNNNNNNNNNNNNYNAEWDIEEFENDLLSTPDVHCPIAYHFISKCQTCYLFGDFESAWQAVLRGENSIIGIFAHTHLFSVLYLFKSLIIMKNLGNQHNNNNNNNSNHIYKTYGIENENNNDSNNNNYNFKIYSLEEEIKMAKDCIEKLESYSEQSYENFSSQLMLAKAEFERINGNFEQAMEYFSEAISLAQQFKYQQYEALANELSSRMYIQIKKFAVAKAYLIESHQCYKSWGALRKANQLELEFPNLLNFNRLNVQTKRSKRFEYSNNNNNNNSNNNNNNANQSQASISLSSSTSFNSKIIGNSSNSSNNNFNNNNNNNNNNNNLMAISSSSSICSSGSGSYGSSNGISGTTQLNSNYNSNFFEPSLSIRRRSQDGTVSTKNLSRYPVDAVDLCSVIKVSHSLAEEIYFDRLLKRLMKVVIKNAGASRGFLLLIEDKITKELFINPTSKTNITLLGDLSVAASALVNNEKVIVEVFINNNINNNNININSSGYNNTNKNDNNNNNNYSPAYNNNNNNNNNNNNNNNNNNNNNNNNNNNNNNKKQINEIIKNDSFNEEDGTWNMCLSMINYVKRTLTPLLITNAIQDNTFSEDPYVKKRNPKSILVLPIVYQGNLVSILYLENNFSTGIFSNEKLEILNLISSQIAISFSNARLFIKVNQLANQAFLAKEEAEKANKAKSDFISNMSHEMRTPLNHIIGSIELLKSYNHLFNSDQKELLDISAKSSESLLFMVNNILDLSKVEQGKTKLNLTNFNLVSFLEDSICAISPNAHLKGVYIALFINPCLSKIPVIGDINILRQVIVNLLTNAIKFTESGQVYIKLNLSINNNPTTTNNKKQLNTDNDGDDDDDDDNENLDENNEDTSIDLDDNGKVIYQKNPKSNQCYIVNIEVVDSGIGIKNEDFGKLFQRFSQIECGSNRAYDGTGLGLSIVKDLVCNLMKGDIGVKSKVGVGSTFHFCVELGKSFDESMSNKYHLPLELLNNNNNNNNNNNNNNNNNNNNNNNNNNNNNNINCSNGGSVNINSSGNSVFSCSSSNSGTRVTILEENKIICDQLSMLCVSNGLNDLTVLNDIFSLELLADCLDCYKPPIQSPRFGSTSSSLVLLSPRSTLNLSPKIISPRPYPNNQNNFLSSSPQMLSPLPNSPLSSSQQHQNNNNINNNNINNNNNNNNNNNNNNNNNNNNNNNNNNNNNNNNNNNNNNNGVGLSINLSNLNNHNHNNSHNNNSQQIQYQNSKEIFIIGLPFSYNEDKILTLVENIKSLTYSASFNKRGNISISSNVNKVEFILVTHILLSANSREILNNSNIYIVNRPIKMKTLHKTFLKIFENNNNNNINNINNNNNKSNSPIPEDSKHSQYKYQKQLSESNICYTKKPISPSPSSATVILEQQQDHNLQSPTAITTNLISEEYDHFDSNSTPPPNTATTTTTTTTLANSALANSTLANSISTTSHSSTSTSSSSSSSSSSSSSLSSTTTITTTTTTTSNLDKMLIDKKITSTQELKILIVEDNEMNANIMFKMLAKLGIQCEPHLALNGLEGVKKAKNEEYDLIIMDIQMPVMCGLTATSLIRKHEGTKKRTPIVAITASAMNGEMSKALAAGCDDYLSKPLQLKDLRYVINRYGPITLEYNS, from the coding sequence atgaattataGTTGGATTCATGAATATTATCTTGGGACATGTATTCAAGAAGAAAAagtattttcaatttattcaGCATCtacatcaaataatagtttttcaTTTCCGtcaataccaacaacaacaactcatttttcaaattcagtattaaatcaaaccacaacaactacaacaacaacaactactacaacaacgacaacgaatactccaccaccaccaccacaatctCAGTTACAGGCACAATTACAATCTCAATCTCAACAAAACAATCAGCATCATAGaccattatcaccaaatggtggattttttagtattacaaatagtagtagtattagCGACCAAGATCTTAGATCAAGATTAAAATTATACGATGaccaaccacaacaacaacaacaacagcaggctagtaataaatcaaaattatcacaAAAACAAACAtcacaattaaatataaGTGGAAATAATAGTGGAAATTCTACGCCACCATTACCAACTAtatcaaatagtaataatagtattaattttatccattctccaccaccaacaccaccttTATTAAAAACACCAATTTTATCAAGCCATaaccataataataataataataataataataataataataataataataataataataataataataataataataataataataataataataataataataataataataataataataataatcataatataaatacgattgatattgatttagtttcaccaccaccaccattactattaccatcaggatcattatcaccattatcatttaaacatGGATATAATAGTGGATTAGGTGGTAATTTTTGTAGTAATAGTATTGCAAATGGTATACATTTGGGAAAGAAACCAAGTGAATTTCAATCACACAATAATAATGTActattaaagattttaaattataaatatccACCAATTGAAATCTCAACAATATTTCAAAGGGAATATTTCATACTCTcctatttaaatgatttagatggtactttaaaattaattaaaactcAATCAGAATATGGCAATATAGTTGCACTAATTTTCGAAGAGAATGGTTATAAATCTTTAACTTCATATTATAACGTTTTATCATTACTTaatggtgttggtggttGTGCTTCttttacaaattataatttaaattataatattaataatagtttaaataatttaaataataataataataataataataatagttataataataattataataataataataataataatggtcaAGTTACATCACCAATATTGAATAATACTGAGTTATCACAATCATCAGCATCAGCATTTAAGccatttcaattgaattcatcaacaaattcaacaggATCACCATTGATTATAACATCACAACCTATGccatttcaattaaatagtaattcaaatacaacagcttcttcatcttcaccaattactcattcaaatttaaatactgcaataacatcaacaactacatcaaattcaaattcaaataataatagtaataataataatagtggtggtggtggtggtggtggtggtggtggtggtggtggtggtggaacaaagattaataataaaagaagagCATCATTAACACCAACTAGTACACCATTATCAGCAagtccattattatttaatactaAAAAGTATGCAGATATTGATATAAATACATTCTTAAGTATAGCGATACAATTAACAACGATATTGGAGAGTATTCATGGTAAAGGTTGTATTCATAGAGATATTAGaccaaataatatatatataaattcaGAATGTAAAGTTAAATTGgcaaattttcaattttcaatatttaaaaaaacttcttcttttttaaagaaatcaaaatttcaacaacaacaccaacaaagtgaaaacaataacaataatacacTTGATTCCGATATAACAatgattgataatattgatttaacaaatagttataataataataataatagttcaacaaataatatattttttaattttaataatgattatgaTGAAGAATCTATAAATGAATTGTTTAAGAGTTATCCAGATTTATCAAGATTTAGTACATCAACCTATTATTATATATCACCAGAGGATACTGGTAGAACTATTCATCCAGTAGATGAGAAATCTGATCTTTATTCATTGGGTGTAACATTTTTCGAGTTGTTAACTGGTAGATTACCATTTCAATCATCTGATCTATCAGAATTAATTCATTCACATTTAGCAAAGAAACCACCATTAGTCatagatttaaatcaaaatgttCCATTAATTCTATCGAATAtagttaataaattattacaaaaatcaCCTGATGATCGTTATCAATCTGCAtatggtttaaaaaaagatttagaaatgtttaaattacaattatcaataataaataataataataacaacaacaacaataataataataataataataacaatttatCAAATCAACAAATTACAGATTTTAAATTAGGTGCATATGATGTATTAAATAGACCAtatatttcaaatgaattatattcaagaaaaaaagaattaaattcaattttaacaacaattaaaagggTTTCAAAAGGTGGtaaagaatttataataGTATCAGGTTTATCAGGTGTTGGTAAAACTAGTTTAATTAATCAAGCAtgtaaaaaatcaaatacaaAAGTCCGATTCATTTGTGGTAAATTCgatcaatttaataaaagtcCATATAGTGCTATCATTGAAGCCTTATCGCAATtggttaatttaattttatcgcTAAGTCCATTGGAATTGGAATTCTATAAAGATAGATTATTAAGAACACTCGGTTCAAATATTTCAGTTATAACTGAAGTCATACCAAAGTTATGTTTAATCGTTGGTACTCATTATAAAgttttaccattaccatcgTCTGAATCTCAAAATAGATTCGATTTAGCATTTAAAGATTTCCTAAGAGTTTTTGCAGAAGAAGGTAACcctttagttttatttttagatgatTTTCAAAGAGCTGATCCATCTTCATAtcgtttaattaaattattaatggaatctaataattcaacttcaaataattcaacatttttaaattgtaatggtaataataataataataataataattttagtattaataataataataataataataatggttgtaacaataacaataataataataataataatattaataataacaataataataataataataataatattaataatagtggtggtagtttaaattatttattagtaATTGGTGCATTTAGAGAGAATGAACCAAATTTCGAATTGGATTTTGgggatttatcaaattttataacaatgaaaatagttttaaaaaatttagatttaaaatatGTAAATCTTATGGTATCAACGACATTACATGCATCACCACAAGaaacattatcattatcacaGGTTGTATTATCAAAAACTCATGGTAATGCTttctttgtaattttattcttACGTACTTTATTTGACGAATCATTGGTTTATTTCTCAACTACAACAGATAAATGGTGTTggaatattgaaaaaattcaaaaaaggGAATTCACTGATAATGTCGTAGAATTTATggttgaaaatttaaaacaattggaTAAACAAGCTCAACGTGTTTTACATTTAGCATCTTGTATTGGTAATAGTTTCGATTTAGATATGTTAGCTTTTGTTGCTGAATTATCACCCGAAcaatgtttaaaaattatggctgaaataatttcaagagatttaattgtaattacacaacaaccaacaacaacaacaaataataatactactaataatactaataataataatacaaataataataataataataccaatggtaataatagtgatattaatcaaacaaatttaattagaTATCATTTTGTTCACGATAGAATTCAACAGGCTGCttttaatttagttttattaaaagatgaaaagaaacaaattcatttaaatattggtagaatattatataaaaagtaTTATGTTCAATCTAATAACAATAgttccaacaacaacaacaacaataataataataataatattaatatatttgaaattttaaatcaatataattttggaattgaattaattaaggATCAAGATGAAAGATTAAATTTAtcgaaattaaattttgaagcAGGTTGTAAAGCAAATTCATCAACAGCATTTAATTATGgtaatcaatattttcaaattgcattgaatttattatttggtgaaaGTGAACAAGGTGAGGATGATGATTTAGTTTGGAATGAACATTATCAAAtgttatttaatatttatttagagAAATCACAATCTGAATTTATGGTTGGTAATTGTCAAGAATCAGATAGACTATTGGAGAAAGCATTACAACGAGCTAAAAAGGATGAACATATTGGTGAAGTTACTGCAAGAAGAGTTAAACAGTATACACTTCAATTAAGATTTGATGATTGTATTGAAATGAGTATAGAATTCTTAAAGAGGCAAGGTATTTTCCTTGATATTAATCTATCAATGGATACATTAACAAAAGATTAtcaaaagtttaaaaatcGATTAAATGGTCAACCAATTTCAACGATAATGAATAAATtggttggtggtggtggtggtggtagtggtagtagtaataatagtaataatggtagCGTAGTATCTCCATTAGTAGATTGCTGCCTAAGAGTTATGGTTATTATGATGCcatcattatatttaaataatttaaatgttttaactttattattGATGAAGTTTGTGGAATATACATTGGAGAATGGTATTTCAAGTTGGAGTAGTACAGCATTCGCTATGTTTGGTATGGTGGTTTCAATTGGTCATTTTTGTGATTACTCTGTTGGTTATCAATTTGGTCAATATGCAATGagtttaaaagaaaaatattcTGAACAACCAGGTACAAAAGGTATGGTAACTTTATTATATTCTGGTTATATTCATCATTTAGGTAACCATCTTTCAACTAGTATACCAATTGTAAAACAAGCTTTCTTggaatcaattgaatatgGTGATTTCGGTTGTGCATGTTATGCCTCTGTAAATTTAATACTTCATAGAATTTTATTAGGTTTACCATTGGATGAAACTTatcaattatcaaaacaatattcaaattatattgaacaatattattttaaaccaATGTATCAAATTGTAGTTTCActtcaaaattttattttagaattaaCTGGTACTGATTTATTACCAGAGCAGCAGCAACCACAACAGCAAAcaccaaataattcaaatagttCATGTGGTAGTAATTGTAGTAGTGGgggtaatagtaataatagtaatttaaattgtaGTTCAGGTAGTAGTTTTGCAAGTGGtagtaattataataatattaatattaataataataataataataataataataataataataataataataataataactataatgCTGAATGGGATAtagaagaatttgaaaatgatttattatcaacacCAGATGTTCACTGTCCAATTGCATATCATTTCATATCAAAATGCCAAACTTGTTATCTATTTGGTGATTTTGAAAGTGCATGGCAAGCTGTACTTAGGggtgaaaattcaattatagGTATATTTGCTCATACTCATTTATTTTcagttttatatttatttaaatctttaataataatgaaaaatttagGTAAtcaacataataataataataataataatagcaatcaCATTTATAAAACATAtggtattgaaaatgaaaataataatgatagtaataataataattataattttaaaatatatagtCTAGAAGAAGAGATTAAAATGGCAAAAGATTGTATTGAAAAGTTAGAATCATATTCAGAACAATCATATGAAAATTTTAGTTCACAATTAATGTTAGCAAAAGCAGAATTTGAAAGAATTAATGGTAATTTCGAACAAGCAATGGAATATTTTTCAGAGGCTATTTCACTAGcacaacaatttaaatatcaACAATATGAAGCTTTAGCTAATGAATTATCATCAAGAATGtatattcaaattaaaaaatttgctGTTGCAAAAgcatatttaattgaatctcATCAATGTTATAAATCTTGGGGTGCTCTAAGAAAAGCAAATCAATTAGAATTAGaatttccaaatttattaaattttaatcgTTTAAATGTACAAACAAAACGTTCAAAAAGATttgaatattcaaataataataataataataattcaaataataataataataatgcaaaTCAATCACAAgcatcaatatcattatcatcatcaacttcatttaattcaaaaataattggtaattcttcaaattcttcaaataataattttaataataataataataataataataataataataatttaatggcAATTTCAAGTTCAAGTAGTATTTGTAGTAGTGGTTCAGGTAGTTATGGAAGTAGTAATGGTATCAGTGGTACCACACaattaaatagtaattataatagtaatttctTTGAACCAAGTTTATCAATTAGAAGAAGATCACAAGATGGTACAGTTTCAactaaaaatttatcaagATATCCTGTAGATGCCGTTGATTTATGTTCAGTTATAAAAGTTTCACATTCATTAGCTGAAGAGATTTATTTCgatagattattaaaaagattaatgaaagttgttattaaaaatgcTGGTGCAAGTCGTggatttctattattaattgaagatAAAATCACTAAAGAATTATTCATTAATCCAACTTCAAAAACAAACATAACATTATTAGGTGATCTAAGTGTTGCTGCTTCTGCATTagttaataatgaaaaagtaATCGTTGaagtatttataaataataatataaataataataatattaatattaatagtagtggttataataatacaaataaaaatgataataataataataataattatagtccagcatataataataataataataataataataataataataataataataataataataataataataataataataataataataacaataataataaaaaacaaattaatgaaattataaaaaatgattcatTTAATGAAGAGGATGGAACATGGAATATGTGTTTatcaatgataaattatGTAAAGAGAACTTTGACACCATTATTGATAACAAATGCAATTCAAGATAATACATTTTCAGAGGATCCGTAtgtaaagaaaagaaatccAAAGAGTATATTAGTTTTACCAATTGTTTATCAAGGTAATTTAGTTTCGATTCTATATTTAGAGAATAATTTCTCAACTGGTATTTTCTCAAATGAGAAATtagagattttaaatttaatttcatctcAAATTGCAATTTCATTCTCAAATGCaagattatttataaaagtgAATCAATTAGCTAACCAAGCATTTTTAGCAAAAGAAGAAGCAGAGAAAGCAAATAAAGCAAAATCAGATTTCATTTCAAATATGTCTCATGAAATGAGAACACCTTTAAATCATATAATTGGTAGTATTGAACTATTGAAATCCTATAATCATCTATTCAATTCCGATCAAAAGGAATTATTGGATATTAGTGCAAAATCTTCagaatctttattatttatggtTAATAATATATTGGATTTATCAAAAGTTGAACAAGgtaaaactaaattaaaCTTGACAAACTTTAATTTGGTTTCATTTTTAGAGGATTCAATTTGTGCCATCTCTCCAAATGCTCATTTAAAAGGTGTCTATATTGCATTATTCATTAATCCATGTTTATCTAAAATTCCTGTAATTGGTGATATAAATATTCTTAGACAAGTTATTGTAAACCTTTTAACAAATGCTATCAAATTTACTGAATCTGGTCaagtttatataaaattaaatttatcaattaataataatccaacaacaacaaataataagaaacaattaaataccgataatgatggtgatgatgatgatgatgacgataatgaaaatttagatgaaaataatgaagatacttcaattgatttagatgataatggtaaagtaatttatcaaaagaaTCCAAAATCTAATCAATGTTATATTGTTAATATTGAGGTTGTTGATAGTGGTATTGGTATAAAGAATGAAGACTTTGGTAAACTATTTCAAAGATTTTCACAAATAGAATGTGGTTCAAATAGAGCTTATGATGGCACTGGCTTAGGTTTAAGTATTGTCAAAGATTTAGTTTGTAATTTAATGAAAGGTGATATTGGTGTTAAAAGTAAAGTTGGTGTTGGTTCAACATTTCATTTTTGTGTTGAATTAGGTAAATCTTTTGATGAAAGTATGTCAAATAAATATCATTTACCATTAgagttattaaataataataataataataataataataataataataataataataataataataataataataataataataataataataataataatatcaattgtagtaatggtggtagtgttaatattaattcaagtGGTAATTCAGTATTTAGTTGTTCGAGTAGTAATAGTGGAACAAGAGTTACAATTTTAGAagagaataaaataatttgtgaTCAATTATCAATGTTATGTGTTTCAAAtggtttaaatgatttaacgGTTTTAAATGATATATTCTCATTAGAGTTATTAGCGGATTGTTTAGATTGTTATAAACCACCAATTCAATCACCAAGATTCGGTTCAACTTCTTCATCATTGGTTTTATTATCACCACGttcaactttaaatttatctccaaaaattatttcaccAAGACCATAtccaaataatcaaaataattttctttcttCATCACCACAAATGTTATCACCATTACCAaattcaccattatcatcttcacaacaacatcaaaataataataatattaataataataacattaataataataataataataataataataataataataataataataataataataataataataataataataataataataataataataataataataataataataataataatggtgtaGGTTTAAGTATAAATTtaagtaatttaaataatcataatcataataatagtcataataataatagtcaacaaatacaatatcaaaattcaaaagaaatttttattattggtttaCCATTTTCATATAATGAggataaaattttaacactagttgaaaatattaaatctttaacaTATAGTGCAAGTTTTAATAAGAGAggtaatatttcaattagttcaaatgtaaataaagTTGAATTTATATTGGTAACTCATATTCTATTAAGTGCAAATTCCagagaaattttaaataattcaaatatttatattgtaAATCGtccaattaaaatgaaaactttacataaaacatttttaaaaatatttgaaaataataataataataatataaataatattaataataataataataaaagtaattcTCCAATTCCTGAAGATTCAAAACATTCACAatataaatatcaaaaacaattatcagAGAGTAATATTTGTTATACAAAGAAACCAATTTCACCTTCACCATCTTCTGCAACTGTCATATtggaacaacaacaagatcaTAATTTACAATCTCCAACTGCAATAActacaaatttaatttcagaaGAGTATGATCATTTTGATAGTAATAgtacaccaccaccaaataCAGCAACTACAACTACGACTACAACAACTTTGGCAAATTCTGCATTGGCAAATTCAACATTGGCaaattcaatatcaacaacttCACACTCTTCTACTTCTacttcttcttcctcctcctcttcatcttcttcttcctcttcattGTCATCTActacaacaattacaacgactactacaacaacttcaaattTAGATAAAATGTTAATTGATAAGAAAATAACATCAACTCAAgaattaaagatattaattgttgaagataatgaaatGAATGCAAATATTATGTTTAAAATGTTGGCGAAATTAGGTATTCAATGTGAACCTCATCTTGCATTAAATGGCTTAGAAGGTgtaaaaaaagcaaaaaatgAAGAATATGATTTAATCATTATGGATATTCAAATGCCTGTTATGTGTGGTTTGACTGCAACAAGTTTAATAAGAAAACATGAAGGAACAAAGAAAAGAACTCCAATCGTTGCTATCACTGCAAGTGCAATGAATGGTGAAATGTCAAAAGCATTAGCAGCTGGTTGTGATGATTATTTATCAAAACCATTACAATTAAAGGATTTACGTTATGTAATCAATAGATATGGTCCAATAACATTGGAATataattcttaa